A genomic window from Gossypium hirsutum isolate 1008001.06 chromosome D12, Gossypium_hirsutum_v2.1, whole genome shotgun sequence includes:
- the LOC107942417 gene encoding uncharacterized protein: MPPSTFSKFRIGHIKSTAVTLQLADRSLAQPEGQIKDILVHVDKFIFLADFIILYYEEDNEVPIILGRLFLATSQTLIIIYNNELTMQLNDKQVTFSVFESIQCKDKEECHTGDVLDGLIEEEFNDQITTLSEESAVTFDAECLDNCDNMVEANNLQLKNGWHIESLNLANKTTPIFKPSIEEAPTLELRPLPPYLKYVFLGDHNTLPVIVSATLDATQKEKLIHILKQHKRAIAWSIVDIQDISPFCMHKIKLGDEGKQSI; the protein is encoded by the coding sequence ATGCCACCATCTACTTTCAGCAAGTTCAGAATTGGTCACATAAAATCTACTGCAGTGACATTACAACTAGCTGATCGATCcttggctcaacctgaagggcAAATAAAAGACATCTTAGTTCAtgtggataaatttatttttttggctgattttatcatactttaCTACGAGGAAGACAAtgaggttcccataatcttgggacgACTATTTTTAGCCACCAGCCAAACTCTCATTATTATTTATAACAATGAACTAACAATGCAACTAAATGATAAGCAAGTTACCTTtagtgtttttgaatctattcaatgcaaggaCAAAGAAGAATGTCATACTGGCGATGTGTTAGATGGtctaattgaggaagaattcaatgaccaaatCACAACACTTTCTGAAGAGTCTGCAGTAACATTTGATGCCGAATGCTTAGACAATTGTGACAAcatggttgaagctaataatctTCAACTCAAGAATGGATGGCATATTGAATCCTTAAACCTAGCCAACAAAACAACCCCAATTTTCAAACCATCTATTGAAGAAGCTCCTACTCTGGAATTGAGACCACTACCTCCTTatcttaaatatgtctttctaGGTGATCACAATACTCTCCCAGTTATTGTCTCTGCAACACTAGACGCAACTCAAAAAGAGAAATTGATCCATattctcaagcaacataaacgagctattgcttggagtattgTCGATATTCAAGATATTAGTcctttttgcatgcacaagatcaagttgggAGATGAAGGCAAGCAATCGATTTAA